Proteins found in one Chrysiogenia bacterium genomic segment:
- a CDS encoding SDR family oxidoreductase, whose amino-acid sequence MFRDDLLKGKRILVTGGGTGLGRVMTEKYARLGAEVVIWGRRSGVLAETAEEIMREHGGKVIPMACDIRNADEIAARVDEIWSGGPLDGLVNNAAGNFISPTKDLSANAFNAIASIVFHGTFNTTNTVGKKWLEEGRKGSIISILVTWVWTGSPFVVPSAMSKSGINAMTKSLAVEWGPHRIRLNAIAPGPFPTKGAWERLNPQSGSKGGDAANDYSQSIPMGRVGEMSELANLAAFLMADGCEYLTGQTIAIDGAQWMMGGGTFSRLLQLTDEQWAAIRETIKSTNAKDKAARG is encoded by the coding sequence ATGTTTCGCGACGACCTGCTCAAGGGCAAACGCATTCTGGTGACCGGCGGCGGCACGGGCCTGGGCCGGGTGATGACGGAGAAGTACGCCAGGCTCGGCGCCGAGGTGGTCATCTGGGGCCGCCGCTCGGGCGTGCTGGCCGAGACCGCCGAAGAGATCATGCGCGAACACGGCGGCAAGGTGATCCCTATGGCCTGCGACATCCGCAACGCCGATGAGATCGCCGCGCGCGTCGATGAGATCTGGAGCGGCGGGCCGCTCGACGGGCTGGTGAACAATGCCGCCGGCAACTTCATCTCCCCCACCAAGGACCTCTCGGCCAACGCCTTCAACGCCATTGCGAGCATCGTCTTCCACGGCACCTTCAACACCACGAACACCGTGGGCAAGAAGTGGCTCGAGGAAGGCCGCAAGGGGAGCATCATCTCCATTCTGGTTACCTGGGTGTGGACGGGCTCTCCCTTTGTCGTGCCCTCGGCCATGAGCAAGTCGGGCATCAACGCCATGACCAAGTCGTTGGCCGTCGAGTGGGGTCCCCACCGCATTCGCCTCAACGCCATCGCGCCGGGTCCCTTCCCGACGAAGGGTGCGTGGGAGCGGCTCAACCCCCAGAGCGGGAGCAAGGGCGGCGACGCGGCCAACGATTACTCCCAGTCCATCCCGATGGGCCGCGTGGGTGAGATGAGCGAGCTGGCCAACCTGGCCGCGTTCCTCATGGCTGATGGGTGCGAGTATCTGACCGGTCAGACCATCGCCATCGACGGCGCGCAGTGGATGATGGGCGGCGGCACTTTCAGCCGCCTGCTCCAGCTCACCGACGAGCAGTGGGCCGCCATTCGCGAGACCATCAAGTCCACCAATGCCAAGGACAAGGCCGCACGCGGCTAG
- a CDS encoding tetratricopeptide repeat protein: MDLLVDIILFCVVGFMVVGLVTHRRLERRWDVADWAQLMDWARGYQSRGRLSLAERCLTHAIGRAATFHADDPRRAESYAALGALYFADADWERAESLMAKAVVARRRALGEYHEQVARDLKDLGEIWTHRGDLDEARRHYHLALAAIERSESQNAELVEAIEGAMAELEPAERGEGES, translated from the coding sequence ATGGACTTGCTGGTCGACATCATTCTGTTCTGCGTGGTCGGCTTCATGGTCGTGGGGCTGGTCACGCACCGGCGGCTCGAACGGCGCTGGGACGTGGCCGACTGGGCGCAGCTCATGGACTGGGCGCGTGGCTATCAGAGTCGCGGGCGCCTCTCGCTGGCCGAGCGCTGCCTGACCCACGCCATCGGCAGGGCCGCGACATTCCATGCCGACGATCCGCGCCGCGCCGAGAGCTATGCCGCGCTCGGAGCGCTCTACTTCGCCGACGCCGACTGGGAACGGGCCGAGTCGCTGATGGCAAAGGCCGTGGTCGCACGGCGCCGCGCGCTGGGTGAGTATCACGAGCAGGTGGCCAGGGACCTCAAGGACCTTGGCGAGATCTGGACCCATCGCGGCGACCTGGACGAGGCCCGGCGGCACTACCACCTTGCGCTCGCGGCAATCGAGCGCAGCGAAAGCCAGAACGCGGAACTGGTCGAGGCGATCGAGGGAGCAATGGCGGAGCTGGAGCCTGCCGAACGGGGCGAGGGAGAGTCTTGA